The window GTCGGTGAGCTGCTTCTGGATGCGCTCGGTGGCCTCGTCCAGGGCCCGGCGCGTACGCCGCCCGCCGTCGTCGCCCGCTTCGAACGGTTCGCCGAAGACTACGTCGACCCGGTGGCGCAGCGGAGGCAGCCCCTTTATCAACCGTCCGCGCTGCTCGGAACTTCCCAGCACGGCCACCGGGACGATCGGGGCGCCGCTGCGGACCGCGAAGTAGGCGAGCCCGGCCCGCAGCGAGGCGAAGTCGCCGTCACCCCGGGTGCCTTCGGGGAAGATCCCGAGGACGCCGCCCTGCTTCAGGACACCGAGCGCCCGTGTGATCGCCGAACGGTCCGCGGAGTGCCGGTCCACCTGGAGCTGGCCGATGCCGGTCAGGAACGAGCCGAGCGGGCCGACGAACGCCTCCTTCTTGATCAGGAAGTGCACCGGCCGGGGTGCCACGCCCATGACCATCGGGCCGTCGACGTTGTGCGCGTGGTTGACCGCGAGGATCACCGGGCCGGTGGCGGGCACCTTCCAGGCACCCAGCACGCGCGGGCGCCACAGCCCGTACATCAGCCCGACGCCGATGCGCCGGCCGACGTCGGCGCCGCGCTCCGACGGA of the Streptomyces sp. NBC_01788 genome contains:
- a CDS encoding lysophospholipid acyltransferase family protein → MYGLWRPRVLGAWKVPATGPVILAVNHAHNVDGPMVMGVAPRPVHFLIKKEAFVGPLGSFLTGIGQLQVDRHSADRSAITRALGVLKQGGVLGIFPEGTRGDGDFASLRAGLAYFAVRSGAPIVPVAVLGSSEQRGRLIKGLPPLRHRVDVVFGEPFEAGDDGGRRTRRALDEATERIQKQLTDHLENARRLTGRQGDT